The proteins below are encoded in one region of candidate division TA06 bacterium B3_TA06:
- a CDS encoding transcriptional regulator (regulates the expression of of the arsRBC involved in resistance to arsenic), whose protein sequence is MEETTKIFRALADSTRMRIMLLVLKQELCVCELESVLGMEQSRISHALRTLRDAALIEERRDGRWIFYRAAASLPPSLFSYLEESGRDDEQTLADSEKMARLLESEEPEGRRCPLRDQ, encoded by the coding sequence ATGGAAGAGACAACCAAGATATTCAGGGCGCTCGCAGACTCCACACGGATGAGGATCATGCTTTTGGTATTGAAGCAGGAGCTGTGCGTATGCGAGCTGGAGAGTGTGCTTGGAATGGAACAGTCGCGTATCTCCCACGCTCTAAGAACATTACGGGACGCAGCTCTAATCGAGGAGCGCAGGGATGGGCGCTGGATATTCTACCGCGCCGCCGCCTCCCTTCCCCCATCTCTGTTTTCCTATCTTGAGGAGTCCGGGAGAGACGATGAGCAAACCTTGGCTGATAGCGAGAAGATGGCAAGACTCCTTGAATCCGAGGAGCCCGAGGGCAGGCGCTGCCCTCTTAGGGATCAATGA
- a CDS encoding 4Fe-4S ferredoxin, giving the protein MGFGDIPREKIPWHPSIDYEKCTSCQECYNFCKNEVFVWDEASNRPVVENLHNCVLGCSACVNLCSGEAISFMSLAELRETIRRLRAQAS; this is encoded by the coding sequence ATGGGATTTGGCGATATCCCAAGGGAGAAGATCCCCTGGCATCCAAGCATTGACTACGAGAAATGCACGAGCTGCCAGGAATGCTATAACTTCTGCAAGAACGAGGTTTTTGTCTGGGATGAGGCTTCCAATAGACCTGTTGTCGAAAACCTTCACAACTGCGTTCTAGGGTGCAGTGCTTGCGTCAACCTCTGTTCGGGTGAGGCGATCTCCTTTATGAGCCTTGCGGAGTTGCGCGAGACGATACGCAGGCTTCGGGCACAGGCCTCATAA
- a CDS encoding thioredoxin family protein: protein MSNLKIEIFGPGCPKCMNTQELFMRALSEMNLPADLRHISDVDEMVKRGIMSTPAVFINGDKVIEGKVPTMPEVKKLIKQNLE from the coding sequence ATGTCGAACCTCAAGATAGAGATATTCGGGCCAGGATGCCCCAAGTGCATGAACACGCAGGAGCTTTTTATGCGCGCCCTCAGTGAGATGAACCTTCCAGCCGACCTGAGGCACATATCCGACGTGGACGAGATGGTCAAGCGCGGCATTATGTCCACCCCTGCTGTGTTCATCAACGGCGACAAAGTAATCGAAGGCAAGGTGCCCACCATGCCGGAGGTTAAGAAGTTAATCAAGCAGAACCTGGAGTAA